The proteins below are encoded in one region of Desulfobotulus mexicanus:
- the proC gene encoding pyrroline-5-carboxylate reductase: MPSVLTGKTIGFIGAGNMAEAMIHALRHNLGLYPDKILASDSSKTRRQEISKLYGIETSDDNMEVFLKSDMVILAVKPQQLPELLSSMTTDKRYGLMASRKLVVSIAAGIALPTLENLLTTNLTQEQKENFIPIRIMPNTPGLVGCGMSGISRSARASDTDMELAMALAASMGKVCLLPESLMDALTALSGSGPAYVFLMAESMIRAGREMGLSSEDSRTLTVQTLKGAVALLEKGDADAATLRQRVTSPGGTTAAAISVFQDAGFEDLVVKAIAAARDRSIELSAR, from the coding sequence ATGCCTTCTGTACTTACCGGAAAAACCATAGGCTTTATTGGTGCAGGCAATATGGCAGAGGCCATGATCCATGCCCTGCGTCATAACCTTGGACTTTATCCGGACAAAATCCTTGCATCGGATTCCAGCAAAACCCGCAGGCAAGAGATCAGCAAACTGTACGGCATTGAAACCTCTGATGACAACATGGAAGTATTTCTCAAATCCGACATGGTTATTCTTGCCGTAAAACCCCAGCAGCTGCCGGAACTTCTCTCTTCTATGACCACAGATAAGCGCTATGGCCTGATGGCTTCCAGAAAACTTGTGGTCTCCATTGCTGCGGGCATTGCCCTGCCAACACTGGAAAATCTGCTGACCACCAACCTGACACAGGAGCAGAAAGAAAATTTCATTCCCATCCGTATAATGCCCAACACACCAGGCCTTGTGGGATGCGGCATGTCAGGCATCAGCAGGAGTGCAAGGGCCAGTGATACGGACATGGAACTGGCCATGGCCCTTGCCGCTTCCATGGGCAAGGTATGCCTGCTGCCGGAATCCCTGATGGATGCCCTTACAGCCCTGTCCGGCTCAGGCCCCGCCTATGTTTTTCTTATGGCAGAATCCATGATACGGGCAGGAAGGGAAATGGGACTTTCCTCTGAAGACAGCCGGACCCTTACGGTACAGACCCTGAAAGGAGCCGTTGCCCTCCTTGAAAAGGGAGATGCCGATGCCGCCACCCTGAGGCAACGGGTAACATCACCGGGCGGAACAACGGCAGCAGCCATCTCCGTATTTCAGGACGCCGGATTTGAGGACCTTGTGGTAAAGGCCATTGCTGCGGCAAGGGATCGTTCCATTGAGCTTTCCGCACGGTGA
- a CDS encoding type IV pilus twitching motility protein PilT has translation MARIDAFFKLMHDQGASDLHLVAGQPPALRINGDMERVKYKVLGNDELRSMLYEICPEDKIKSFEETGDVDFGYEIQGLARYRANFFLQRNGVGAVFREIPTNILTAEQLGLPSVISKLALLPRGLVLVTGPTGSGKSTTLAAILDVANRHRKDHIITVEDPIEFVHTSQSALINHREVGSHTKSFSAALRGALREDPDVILVGEMRDLETISLAMEAASTGHLVLATLHTNSAAKTVDRIIEVFPANQQAQVRSTLADSIRAVISQTLFKRVDQKGRVAAMEILIANPAVRNLIREGKTFQIASMIQTGKKYGMQLLDDAIMNLYTKGIISADDAYSKSNEKSRFVNFLKNPPLDFTEV, from the coding sequence ATGGCAAGGATAGACGCTTTTTTCAAGCTTATGCATGATCAGGGTGCTTCGGATCTGCATCTTGTGGCAGGCCAGCCGCCTGCCCTGCGGATTAACGGTGATATGGAGCGGGTCAAATACAAGGTGTTGGGCAATGATGAACTCCGGTCCATGCTGTATGAGATCTGCCCCGAGGATAAGATCAAATCTTTTGAAGAAACAGGGGATGTGGATTTTGGATATGAAATCCAGGGACTTGCCCGCTACAGGGCCAATTTCTTTCTCCAGCGTAACGGAGTGGGTGCCGTGTTCAGGGAAATTCCCACCAATATCCTTACGGCGGAACAGCTGGGACTGCCCTCGGTGATTTCCAAACTGGCTCTGCTTCCCAGGGGGCTGGTACTGGTGACAGGCCCGACAGGTTCCGGTAAGTCCACCACCCTTGCAGCCATTCTGGATGTGGCCAACCGCCATCGCAAAGACCATATCATCACCGTGGAAGATCCCATCGAATTTGTGCACACCAGCCAGAGTGCCCTCATCAATCACCGGGAGGTGGGCAGCCATACCAAAAGCTTTTCTGCGGCCCTGCGCGGGGCTTTGCGTGAAGACCCGGATGTTATTCTTGTAGGCGAGATGCGGGATCTGGAAACTATTTCTCTGGCTATGGAGGCAGCCAGTACCGGCCACCTTGTGCTGGCCACCCTGCATACCAACAGCGCTGCAAAAACCGTTGACCGTATCATAGAAGTGTTTCCTGCCAACCAGCAGGCCCAGGTTCGTTCCACCCTGGCAGACAGCATCCGGGCTGTGATTTCCCAGACCCTTTTTAAAAGGGTGGATCAGAAGGGGCGTGTTGCTGCCATGGAGATTCTTATCGCCAATCCTGCAGTGAGAAACCTCATCCGGGAAGGCAAAACCTTCCAGATAGCCTCCATGATTCAGACGGGTAAAAAATACGGTATGCAGCTTCTGGATGATGCCATCATGAATCTTTATACTAAAGGGATCATTTCCGCCGATGATGCCTATTCCAAATCCAATGAAAAATCCCGTTTTGTCAATT
- a CDS encoding YggT family protein, translating to MFLLGNFFMALAKITEMVLTIYVWILIARALLSWVNPDPYNPIVRFLHQVTDPVMDRVRRWIPLQFGGIDFSPIIIILGIVFLQQMLVSTLYRMAMMMGG from the coding sequence ATGTTTTTACTGGGTAATTTTTTTATGGCGCTGGCTAAAATAACGGAAATGGTACTGACTATTTATGTATGGATTCTTATAGCACGGGCTTTATTGTCCTGGGTAAATCCCGATCCTTACAATCCCATTGTACGTTTTTTGCATCAGGTAACGGATCCTGTCATGGACAGGGTGCGCAGGTGGATTCCTCTGCAGTTTGGTGGTATTGATTTTTCTCCCATAATTATCATTCTGGGTATCGTTTTTCTCCAGCAGATGCTGGTATCGACCCTCTACAGGATGGCGATGATGATGGGGGGCTGA